The sequence GGCCCGCGCTCACCGACGCGTGGTCCTGGATCCACGGCACGCGCGTCGCGAACGAGCCGGTGACGGCGCCGTGCACGGCGAACACCGCCGCCACGGCGTACCGGGAGCGCTTCACCTCGCGCCGGTCGTACACCACTTCACTCATGCTCCCGGCCCCTGTCTGTCATCTTCGGCGTTCTCCGGTGCGTCCTCTGTCGGCTTCCGGACGTGCCGCCGAAAACTATCAGGCAACCTGCCTGATAGATAGATTGTTTTTACGCCCGCCGCAGACGGCGGCCCTGATCTGGAAGGATCCCGGCATGCCCGCATCACCGAGCACCGCCCGGGCCATCAACGACCGGCTCGCCCTGCGGCTGCTGCAGCAGGAAGGCCCACTGACGGCAGGGGAGTTGAAGCAGCTCACGGGACTGTCCCGGCCCTCGGTCGCCGACCTCGTGGAGCGCCTCGCCGCGGCCGGGCTGATCGGTGTGGTCGGGGAGTCGGGCGAGCAGCGGCGCGGCCCGAACGCCCGGCTGTACGGCATCGTCGCCGACCGGGCGCACCTGGCGGCCCTCGATGTGCGCACCGAGGGCGTGTCGGTGGTCGTCGCGGATCTGCTGGGCACGGTTCTGGCCGAGGCGTCGGTGCCGATCGCGGACGAGACGGACACCGCGCCCGCCGTCGAGCAGGCGGTCGCGCTGGTCGAACGCACGGCCAAGGAGGCCGGTGTCGAAGGGCTGCACACCGTCGGCATCGGCGCCCCCGGCCTGATCGACCCCGCCACCGGTGAACTCCGCAACTCCTCCGGCCTGCCCGAATGGCACCGCCGGCTGGCCGCGGTCCTTCAGGAGCGCCTCCAGGCCCGCGTCGTCGTCGAGAACGAGACCAACCTCGCGGCCCTGGCCGAGCAGCGCGACGGGGCCGCCCGCGACCGCGAGACCTTCGTGCTGCTCTGGCTCGGCCACGGGATCGGCGCCGCCGTGGTCCTCGACGGGGTCCTGCGCCGGGGTGCCTCCGGCGGTACGGGGGAGATCGGCTTCCTGCCGGTGCCGGGCACGGACGGCCTGCCGTCCGCGACGGGCTGCGAGGGCGGCTTCCACTCCCTCGCGGGCGCGGCGGCGATCGCCGAACTGGCGCGGCGGTACGGGGTGGTGGCCTCCGCCGTGGAGCATGAGCCGCATGCGGCGGCGCTGGTGCGGGAGGCGGTGTCGCGCGCCTCGGGCTCTGCCTCGGGCCCCGCCTCGGAGTTCCTCGACGCGCTCGCCGATCGTGTCGCCCTCGGGGCCGCGTCCGTGATCGCCGTGCTGGACCCCGGATGCGTGGTCCTCTCGGGCGAGATCGGCCGGGCGGGCGGCGAGGTGCTCGCGGCCCGGGTGCGGGACCGGCTCGGCCGGATGACACCGCTGCCCACCGAGGTGCGGGCCGGCAGCCTGGGCGGCGGCGCCGTCCTGCGCGGCGCCCTGCTGATGGCGCGGGACGGGGCCCAGGACGAGTTGTTCGCACCTCCGGAGCGGTGAGGCCCGTGCGGCCCGTGCCGCGTCGCCCGGGACCGTACCGGGTCGCGCCGGGCCCGTACCTGGTGGTGCGGGCCCGTGCCGGGAAAGGAGACCCGGCGGCGGGGCAAGGGCCTCCGTCACCGCCGCCGGGTCGATCTGGGGCGGGTCGGCGAACGCGGACCCGGAGAGGCGCCGGTGAACGCAGACCCTAGAGAGGACTAGACCAAAGCGTCAATAGGTATGGACCACCAGCGAGACGCCTTGATCACCGAGAAGTTGATCAGAGCCTGACGCGTCACGAGTGTCCCGTGAAGTCCATCGGTACACCTTGTGAGCCACCCCACAGAATTCACCCGCATGGGCGTCGATCAGGCGTGGCACACTGAGTCTGTACCAGAAGCAGCGCACTCCGGGGTCGGTGAAAGTCCGAACCGGCGGTTACAGTCCGCGACCCGGTCGCTTCCAGCGGCCGGTTGACCAGGTGAAATTCCTGGACCGACGGTTAAAGTCCGGATGGGAGGCAGTGCGCGGCGGGCGGGCATTCGTGCGCGCCGCCGTCTGTTTCGACGTGTCCCACGGGCACGTCCTACGCGGCGTCGTCCCCGGTGTTCCCGCTCGTTTCACATCTGTCGTCATCGACAGGCCCCGGAGTCCGTGCCCTATGAGGCAGGAGGACCCGGGAAGTGTTCACCGGAATCGTTGAAGAGCTGGGTGAAGTCACCGCCGTCGAGAACCTCGGCGACGCCTCACGTTTCCGACTGCGTGGCCCTGTGGTCACCGAAGGTGCACGTCACGGGGACTCCATCGCCGTCAACGGCGTCTGTCTGACGGTCGTCGACCACGAGGACGGCGAGTTCACCGCCGACGTCATGGCCGAGACCCTGGACCGCTCCAGCCTCGGCGCCCTCACCGTCGGCTCCCGCGTCAACCTCGAACGGCCCATGGCCGTCGGCGAGCGGCTCGGCGGGCACATCGTGCAGGGCCATGTGGACGGCACGGGCGAGGTCATCGAGCGCAAGCCGTCCGAGCACTGGGAGATCGTGAAGATCTCACTGCCCGCGGACCTCTCGCGCTACGTCGTCGAGAAGGGCTCCATCACCGTCGACGGCATCAGCCTGACCGTCGTCGACGCCGGCCCCGACTTCTTCACCGTCAGCCTCATCCCGACCACCCTCGACCTGACCACCCTGGGCCGCAAGCAGCCCGGCGACCCGGTCAACCTTGAGGTCGACGTGATCGCCAAGTACGTCGAGCGGCTGCTCGGCCCGCAGGGGCAGCGACCTGTGGCCCTGCCCGGCACCGAGGGAGCGACACGGTGAACTGGCTCAACTCCGAGGCGTTCACGCTCTTCGGCCAGCACATCAAGTGGGCCGACATGATCGGCAACGTGATCGGGCTGATCGGCCTCGCCCTCGGCTGGCGCCGCTCCATCTGGACCTGGCCCGTCCAGTTCCTGTCCGGCGCCATCCTCCTCGCCGCCTTCGCCACCGCCCACCTCTCGGGCAGCGCGGGCAAGCAGCTGGTGGTCATGGCCGTCGCGCTGTGGGGCTACTGGCAGTGGAACCGCGGCAGGGGCGGCGCCCAGGACGGCTCCATCGCCGTCCGGTTCGCCACCTGGCGCGAACGCGGCTACCTGCTCGGCGCAGCCGCCGTGGGCACCCTCGCGGTCGGCAGCCTGTTCACCGCGTACCCGTCGCTCTCCTGGGACCCCTGGCCCGACGCGTACATATTCGTCGGCACGGTCGTCGCGATGTACGCCCAGGCGCGCGGCATGGTCGAGTTCTGGTTCGCCTGGCTGCTCGTCGACCTGGTGGGCGTGCCGCTCAACTTCGCCAACGGCTTCGCGTTCTCCGGATTCGTCTACATCATCTACGGCGCGCTCGTCCTGTGGGGCATGCGCGACTGGTGGCTGCGCTCCCGCAAGGCCGGGCAGCCCGTCCTGGAAGGAGCCCCGGCATGACGACAACGCCGGTTTGGTACAGCACAGGTCAGGACGAGGACGCCTCGGACTTCACCCTCGACCCGGTCGAGAAGGCCGTCGCGGACATCGCCGCGGGCCGTCCGGTCGTGGTCGTCGACGACGAGGACCGTGAGAACGAGGGCGACCTCGTCATCGCCGCCGAGAAGGCGACCCCCGAGATCATCGCCTTCATGATGAGCGAGTGCCGCGGTCTGATCTGCGCGCCCATGGAGGGCGACGAGCTCGACCGCCTCCAGCTCCCGCAGATGGTCGAGAACAACACCGAGTCGATGCGCACGGCCTTCACGGTCTCCGTCGACGCGGGCCCCGCCTCCGGCGTGACCACCGGCATCTCCGCCGCCGACCGCGCCACCACGCTGCGGCTGCTCGCGGGAGGACAGGCGGGGGCGGCCGACTTCGTACGCCCCGGTCACATCTTCCCGCTGCGCGCCAAGCCCGGCGGTGTGCTCGTCCGCAACGGCCACACCGAGGCCGCCGTAGACCTCGCCCGGCTCGCGGGCCTGCGCCCCGCCGGGGCCATCGTCGAGATCGCCGGCGAGGACGGGCGGATGCTGCGCCTGCCCGAGCTGATCCCCTTCGCCCGCAAGCACGGGCTGACGATCATCTCCATCGAGGACCTGATCGCCTACCGCCGCACCGCCGAGCCCACGGTCCGCCGCGAGGCCAGGACCCATCTGCCCACCGCCTTCGGCGAGTTCACGGCGTACGGCTACCGTTCCACCGTCGACGGCGTCGAGCACGTCGCGCTGGTCCACGGCGAGATCGGCGACGGTGACGACGTCGTCGTGCGCATCCACTCCGAATGCCTCACCGGGGACGTCTTCCACTCCCTGCGCTGCGACTGCGGCCCCCAGCTCGAAGCCTCCCTGCAGCGCATCCAGGCCGAGGGCCGCGGGGTCGTGGTCTACCTCCGGGGCCACGAGGGGCGCGGCATCGGGCTGCTGTCCAAGCTGCGCGCGTACGAGCTGCAGGAGCGCGGACGCGACACCCTGGACGCCAACCTGGAACTCGGCCTGCCCGCCGACGCACGCGACTACGCGGCGGGCGCGCAGATCCTGGAGGACCTCGGGGTGCGCAGCCTGCGGCTGATGACCAACAACCCCGACAAGACCGCGGCGCTCGTCCGCCACGGCCTCAAGGTCACCGACCGCGAGCCGATGCCCGTGACCGCGGGCGAGCACAACCTCCGGTACCTGCGCACCAAGCGGGACCGGATGGGGCACGACCTGCCCTGGCTGGACACGACCACCGTGTCGGCCTGCGGCAATCAGTGACCCGTAACCAGCAATCAGCAATCTGATCAGTAATCAGCATCAGTAACGGCACAGCGCAGCACTGCACTGCACTGCACGAGGAGACACAGACGTGAGCGGCAAGGGCGCACCCGAACTGTCCGTACGCAACTGCGGTGACCTGCGGGTCGCCGTCATCGCGGCACAGTGGCACGAGAAGGTCATGGACGGACTCGTCGACGGCGCGCTGCGCGCCCTGCACGAGCTGGGCATCGACGAGCCGACCCTCCTGCGTGTCCCCGGCAGCTTCGAGCTGCCGGTCGTCGCGAAGGTCCTCGCGGGCCGCGGCTACGACGCGATCGTCGCGCTCGGCGTCGTCATCCGCGGCGGCACCCCGCACTTCGAGTACGTGTGCCAGGGCGTCACCCAGGGCCTCACCCAGGTCTCCGTCGACACCGGTGTCCCCATCGGCTTCGGCGTGCTGACCGTCGACACGGAGGAGCAGGCACTGGACCGCGCGGGCATCGAGGGCTCGAACGAGGACAAGGGACATGAGGCGGTGACGGCGGCCGTGGCGACCGCGGCCACCCTGCGCTCGGTATCCGAACCCTGGCGCTGATGTAGGCCCGCGACCGCGTAGGGTGAGGACCACCATGTCCAAGAAGACTTTCGAGGAGCTCTTCACCGAGCTCCAGCACAAGGCAGCCACCGGCGACCCCGCCACCTCCCGCACCGCGGAACTGGTCGGCAAGGGGGTCCATGCCATCGGCAAGAAGGTCGTCGAAGAGGCCGCCGAGGTCTGGATGGCCGCAGAGCACGAGGGCAAGGAAGCAGCCGCCGAGGAGATCTCGCAGCTGCTCTACCACGTCCAGGTGATGATGGTCGCTCGCGGCATCACCCTGGACGACGTGTACGCCCACCTCTGAGCCCTCGCCCCCACCCCCGTACCCGCACGAACGAAGGAAGCCGACCTCATGCTGCGCATCGCCGTCCCCAACAAGGGTTCCCTGTCAGGCCCCGCGGGGGAGATGCTGCATGAGGCCGGCTACCAGCAGCGCCGGGAGGCCAAGGAGCTGCGGATCGTCGACCCGGAGAACGAGGTCGAGTTCTTCTACCTCCGCCCCCGCGACATCGCGATCTACGTCTCCTCCGGCAAGCTCGACATCGGCATCACCGGCCGTGATCTGCTCATCGACTCCGCGGC is a genomic window of Streptomyces sp. NBC_00414 containing:
- a CDS encoding ROK family transcriptional regulator, whose protein sequence is MPASPSTARAINDRLALRLLQQEGPLTAGELKQLTGLSRPSVADLVERLAAAGLIGVVGESGEQRRGPNARLYGIVADRAHLAALDVRTEGVSVVVADLLGTVLAEASVPIADETDTAPAVEQAVALVERTAKEAGVEGLHTVGIGAPGLIDPATGELRNSSGLPEWHRRLAAVLQERLQARVVVENETNLAALAEQRDGAARDRETFVLLWLGHGIGAAVVLDGVLRRGASGGTGEIGFLPVPGTDGLPSATGCEGGFHSLAGAAAIAELARRYGVVASAVEHEPHAAALVREAVSRASGSASGPASEFLDALADRVALGAASVIAVLDPGCVVLSGEIGRAGGEVLAARVRDRLGRMTPLPTEVRAGSLGGGAVLRGALLMARDGAQDELFAPPER
- a CDS encoding riboflavin synthase — encoded protein: MFTGIVEELGEVTAVENLGDASRFRLRGPVVTEGARHGDSIAVNGVCLTVVDHEDGEFTADVMAETLDRSSLGALTVGSRVNLERPMAVGERLGGHIVQGHVDGTGEVIERKPSEHWEIVKISLPADLSRYVVEKGSITVDGISLTVVDAGPDFFTVSLIPTTLDLTTLGRKQPGDPVNLEVDVIAKYVERLLGPQGQRPVALPGTEGATR
- a CDS encoding nicotinamide mononucleotide transporter family protein produces the protein MNWLNSEAFTLFGQHIKWADMIGNVIGLIGLALGWRRSIWTWPVQFLSGAILLAAFATAHLSGSAGKQLVVMAVALWGYWQWNRGRGGAQDGSIAVRFATWRERGYLLGAAAVGTLAVGSLFTAYPSLSWDPWPDAYIFVGTVVAMYAQARGMVEFWFAWLLVDLVGVPLNFANGFAFSGFVYIIYGALVLWGMRDWWLRSRKAGQPVLEGAPA
- a CDS encoding bifunctional 3,4-dihydroxy-2-butanone-4-phosphate synthase/GTP cyclohydrolase II; translation: MTTTPVWYSTGQDEDASDFTLDPVEKAVADIAAGRPVVVVDDEDRENEGDLVIAAEKATPEIIAFMMSECRGLICAPMEGDELDRLQLPQMVENNTESMRTAFTVSVDAGPASGVTTGISAADRATTLRLLAGGQAGAADFVRPGHIFPLRAKPGGVLVRNGHTEAAVDLARLAGLRPAGAIVEIAGEDGRMLRLPELIPFARKHGLTIISIEDLIAYRRTAEPTVRREARTHLPTAFGEFTAYGYRSTVDGVEHVALVHGEIGDGDDVVVRIHSECLTGDVFHSLRCDCGPQLEASLQRIQAEGRGVVVYLRGHEGRGIGLLSKLRAYELQERGRDTLDANLELGLPADARDYAAGAQILEDLGVRSLRLMTNNPDKTAALVRHGLKVTDREPMPVTAGEHNLRYLRTKRDRMGHDLPWLDTTTVSACGNQ
- the ribH gene encoding 6,7-dimethyl-8-ribityllumazine synthase codes for the protein MSGKGAPELSVRNCGDLRVAVIAAQWHEKVMDGLVDGALRALHELGIDEPTLLRVPGSFELPVVAKVLAGRGYDAIVALGVVIRGGTPHFEYVCQGVTQGLTQVSVDTGVPIGFGVLTVDTEEQALDRAGIEGSNEDKGHEAVTAAVATAATLRSVSEPWR
- a CDS encoding phosphoribosyl-ATP diphosphatase, whose translation is MSKKTFEELFTELQHKAATGDPATSRTAELVGKGVHAIGKKVVEEAAEVWMAAEHEGKEAAAEEISQLLYHVQVMMVARGITLDDVYAHL